A region of the Microbulbifer pacificus genome:
GCGTCAGGTTTTCGGGCAGCCGTCCCTGATAGTAGGTGGCAGGACTACCGGTGAGGTCACACCAGAATCCGTCCAGGCTTGTGACATTGTCCATGTTGCTTGCAGTGCCGGCACAACCGGCAAAGAGAGCAGTAGCGAACAGGGCAAACAGGCGCAATTTCATCGCACATCCTCTGTGAACACCAATGGGCTTCCCTGCCCAATCCCGGCAGTTTTCCGCAGGCTTACTTCTCGTAAACGATACAGCGGCGTCCGCCGGCAATTTCGTAGCACTGGGCCGAGGCCGGGCAGATGGAGCCCGGTGCCAGCTCCTCGGCATCGCCGGGACAGCCGCCGTAATTGGTTTTCTGCTCTTCCTGCGCGCGGGGAATGGGCGCACTGTTAGGGTAGACCACCTGATCGCGCACGCTACTGGTTCCACAGGCGGCAAGAAACGAAGTGGAAAGTGTGGCTGCCGCCAACAGGGAGAGAGTCATCACGGGTGTGCGCATGGAGCCTCCTGGCCATGGGACCTTGATACTGCGACCTGCCGAACAGGAAGGTCGTAATGAAATCCGGAGTTATTTGCGGGAATTAGTAGACCCGCATCACCGGGAAAAACCAGCAGGCAGAGCCCACCCTGGCGTTTTCAACATCTGTCGAACACTGGCGACTGGCCGCAGGCGGCGCAGAGGTATTGGGAAGGTAGTTCCCCACCTCAACGAAATCTGCGGTCTGGCTTTTGTCGTCCGGATTGAAGAAGAACGGGTCGTAACTGTGTTCATTTTCGAAGGGTACGAATATACAACCTTGTAAGCACAGGGTGACACTCATTGCCACCACTGCGATCCCTGAGCGATTCATGACTCGACTACCTCGCGATTCGCATTGCACCACTTCGGCATGCCCGGAGTGTCCTATCCCGGGACCCGCCTGTTGTATTTTCAGTTTAGTCATCAGGACGTGTTCGACGACGCTGTACAGCTTTTAACCAGAATTAAAAGCGCGGGATTCAACTGCAGCAAACATTACGCGACAGCCGCGGGAGATACGGCGTCAACCTATGACGTTGAGGCGTCGGAAACCGCCAAATTGCACGCATAAAAAAACGCCGGCGGGTTTCCCCACCGGCGTTCTTGAGTAGGCACGGTGCCGTCGATTACAGCAGCAGTCGACGCACGTCGGCGAGCATTGCAGACAGGTAGGTCAGGAAACGCCCCGCATCACCGCCGTTCACCGCGCGGTGATCGTAGGACAGCGCCAGCGGCAGCATCTGCCGCGGTACGAATTCCTTGCCGTTCCACTCCGGGCGCACCGCCAGCCTGGAAACGCCGAGGATACCCACTTCCGGCGCATTCACGATCGGGGTAAAGCCAGTGCCACCGATGGCGCCGAGGCTGGAGATGGTGAAGCAGGCACCCTGCATATCGCGGGGTTTCAGCTTGCCATCGCGCGCCGCAATCGCCATTGCGGTGGCTTCTTCTGCCAGCTCGTAGAGCCCCTTCTTGTCCACGTCGCGGATCACCGGGACCATCAGACCTTTCGGGGTATCTACCGCCATACCAATGTGTACGTAATCCTTGTGCACGATGTGCTCGCCATCGTTGTGCAGGGATACGTTGAAGCTCGGTACTTCGCGCAGTGCTGCCGCCGCCGCTTTCAGCAGGAATGGCACGGGGGTGAGTTTCACCCCGCGCTTTTCCGCTTCCGCTTTCATGGACTTGCGGAATTCTTCCAGCTCGGTGATATCCGCGTCGTCGAACTGGGTAACGTGGGGCACGTTCAGCCAGTTGCGCGACATGTTGGCCGCGGTGATCTTGTGGATCTTGCTCATCGGCTCGGTGCGCACCGCGCCGAACTGGCTGAAGTCGATCTCCGGCATCGGCGCGATGCCAATGCCGCCACCAACACCAGCTACCGCACCGCTTTCCGCCTTCTTCACCTGCTCCTTGATATAGGCGTGCAGGTCATCCTTGGTGACACGGTTGCGCGGGCCGGAGGGTTTGACCTTGTTCAGGGTCACACCCAGCTCGCGCGCCAGCTTGCGCACGGCGGGGCCGGCGTAAACTTCCGCAGCCGGGGAGTGATCCCGCTCCAGGTGAGGATCTTTCTGCGGTGCCGCCGGCGGTTCCTGGGAGGCCGCCACAGCCACCTCGGCAGCTGCCGGTGCCACCGCGGGAGCGTGGGCCGCTGCAGGCGCCGGTGCTGCAGCACCAGCGGCCTGGGCCTTCATCACACCGATCACGTCGCCAGTGGAAACCTTGTCGCCCACCTTCACGGACAGGGACACGATGGTGCCCGCTGCCGGTGAGGGAACATCCATGGAGGCCTTGTCGCCTTCCACCACGATCAGGGAGTCGCCCTCGCCCACTTCGTCGCCGGCGGCAACGGAGAGTTCGATCACATCCACAGACTCGGCGCCGCCGAGGTCCGGTACCACGATGTCCTGCTCCACCGCCGCGCCTGCGGGCGCAGCAGCAGGGGCCGGCGCGGGCGCCGCAACCGGTGCCGGAGCAGCGGCCGCTTCGGCGACCGGTGCCGCTTCCTCCGCTTGCGCGGAATCGCCGGCAACCTCAATCTCGCCGATGACATCGCCTTCGGAGATTTTGTCACCCACCTTGACGGAGATGCTCAGGATCTTGCCGGCCAGCGGCGCGGGTATGTCCATGGAGGCCTTGTCGCCTTCGACGACAATCAGCGCATCCTCTTCCGCCACTGTGTCCCCCACAGCAACGGCAATTTCAATTACATCGACCTGATCGGCGCCGCCGAGATCGGGCACTTTAATGACTTGTTTTGCCATATCTCTAGTTTCCTTTTCAGCGGACCTTAAACGAGGCGCGGATTAACTTTTTCCGCATCGATGTTCAGTTTCTTGATGGCGTCCGCCACTTCACTGGCATCGATCACACCCTGCTTCGCCAGGCCGGTCAGCGCGGCGATGGCCACATAGTTGCGATCCACTTCGAAGAAGCGGCGCAGCTGCTCACGGCTGTCGGAGCGGCCGTAGCCGTCGGTGCCGAGCGCAATCATGTCGCCATCGATGAACTCGCGCAGCGGCTCTACGTAAGCGCGGATGTAGTCGGTGGAAATCACCACCGGGTTCTCGTTGCCGGCAAACTGATCGCTGATCCACGCGGTGCGCGGTGCTTCGGTCGGGTGCAGCATGTTCCAGCGCGCCACGTCCTGGGCCTCGCGGGCCGCTTCGGTGGCGGAGGTCAGGTTCCACACGTCGGAAGTCACACCGAATTGGGTGGCGAGGATGTCCGCGGCGGCGAGTACTTCGCGCAGGATGGAACCGGCGCCCACGAGCTGTACATGCTTGCTCGCCGCCTTGCCTTTGCCAGCCTTGCGGGAGTTGCCTTCCAGCTTGTAGATACCACGGATGATGCCCTCTTCCACACCCTGCGGCATTTCCGGCTGCAGGTAGTTTTCGTTCTCGATGGTGACGTAGTAGAAGAGGTTCTTCTGCTCTTCGTACATCTCTTTCAGGCCGTGACGGATGATTACCGCCAGATCGTAACCGTAGGCCGGGTCGTAGCTCTTACAGTTCGGGATGGTGGCGGAGATCACGTGGCTGTGACCGTCCTGGTGCTGCAGGCCTTCACCGTTAAGGGTGGTACGGCCGGCGGTGGCACCTACCAGGAAGCCGCGCGCCTGCATGTCGCCTGCCGCCCAGGCCAGATCGCCAATGCGCTGGAAGCCGAACATGGAGTAGTAGATGTAGAACGGCACCATGGGCACGCCGTGGTTGCTGTAGGCAGTAGCCAGAGCCATCCACGCGGACATGGCACCGGCTTCGTTGATACCCTCTTCCAGCACCTGGCCTTTCTTGTCTTCCTTGTAATACATGATCTGGCCGTGATCGACCGGAGTGTATTTCTGGCCCTGGGAAGAGTAGATACCCAGCTGACGGAACAGACCTTCCATACCGAAGGTACGGGCTTCGTCGGGCACGATCGGCGCCACGTTCTGGCCCATGTTCTTGTCTTTCACCAGCACCGACAGCAGACGTACAAACGCCATGGTGGTGGAGATTTCGCGATCGCCGGAGCCCTTGGTGATGGCACTGAAGGCATCCAGTTCCGGGATTTCCAGCTTCGCCACGTCCACGCTGCGAGACGGAACCGGACCGCCCAGCGCCTTGCGACGCTCGGCCATGTACTTCATTTCCGGGCTGTCGGGGGACGGACGGTAGTAGGGAACCTCTTCGATTTCCTTGTCGGTCAGCGGGATCGCAAAGCGGTCGCGGAAACGCTTCAGCGCCTCGGTGTCCATCTTCTTGACGTTGTGGGTATCCATCGCCGCTTCGCCGGCGGAACCCAGGCCGTAACCTTTCACGGTCTGCGCCAGGATCACGGTGGGCTTGCCCTTGCTCGCCATGGCTTCGGCGTAGGCTGCATAGACCTTGTACGGGTCGTGGCCGCCGCGGTTCAGCTTCATGATCTCGTCGTCGGACATGTCCTTGACCATCTCTTCCAGCTCGGGGTATTTGCCGAAGAAATGCTCGCGGGTGTAGGCGCCGCCGTTGGCCTTGAAGTTCTGCATCTCGCCATCGACGGTCTCGTCCATGACCTTCTGCAGCAGACCCTTGTCGTCTTTCTCGAACAGCGGATCCCACAGACGGCCCCACAGGACCTTGATCACGTTCCAGCCGGCACCGCGGAATACGCCTTCCAGCTCCTGCACGATCTTGCCGTTGCCGCGCACCGGGCCATCCAGACGCTGCAGGTTACAGTTGACCACGAACACCAGGTTTTCCAGGTTCTCGCGGCCAGCCAGGGCGATTGCACCCAGGGATTCTGGCTCGTCACACTCGCCATCACCCAGGAATGCCCACACCTTGCGATCGCCGCGCGGAGACAGGCCACGGGCGGACAGGTAGCGCATGATGTGCGCCTGGTAGATCGCCTGGATCGGGCCGAGGCCCATGGATACGGTGGGGAACTGCCAGTAGTCCGGCATCAGCCACGGGTGCGGGTAGGAAGACAGGCCCTGGCCGTTCACTTCGCGACGGAAGTTGTCCAGCTTGTCCTCATCGAAGCGACCCTCCAGGTAGGAGCGGGCGTAGATGCCCGGCGCGCTGTGGCCCTGGAAGAAAATCAGGTCGCCGCGCTCTTCACCCTCGTTGCCGCGGAAGAAGTAGTTGAAGGCAACGTCGTACAGGGTGGCCGCGGAGGAGAAGCTCGCGATGTGGCCGCCCAGGCTGTCGCTGTTGGAGTTGGCGCGCACCACCATGGCCAGCGCGTTCCAGCGGATCAGGGAGCGGATACGACGCTCCATGAACAGGTCGCCGGGCATGCGTTTTTCCGCCTGCACCGGAATGGTGTTGCGGTACGGGGTGGTAATGGCCGCCGGCAGCTGTACGCCAATATTGGTGGCGCGGTCAGACAGCTGCTTGATCAGGAACGCAGCGCGCTCCTTGCCGCTGTGGCGGATGACCGCCTGCAGCGCGTCAAGCCATTCCTGCGTTTCCTGAATGTCGGTTTCTTCGTGCATCAAATGCTCCTCGGCGAAAGTACGACGTCGAGTCGGTGTTTTTTATGGTCAGAATTTTGACGCGCAACAGTACCTTATGCGCGGGAGTTCACTCCCACATCTGGCTCCTCATGCGCCAATTCACCGCCACAAATGGCGGAAAAGCAGCGTTCACTGATCAGTGTTTCAGCACTGTAGTGACCAAGGAGGGACTGAGCGACCTGAATACCGCCGGTTTTTGGCCGGCTCGACTGAATTCGGCATTGAATTCGATAGTGCTACGAGGCCAGTTAAGCAGAAATTGGACCGCTTACAGCACCTAGCATGCTGTAACTGTCCTCAATTAACAGACCTGCATTAGCAAGCGGAGGCGATTGTAGTATTACTACAAACGATTTACCAGATAGGACAATTAGTAACAAATAAAACCAAATTCCAAAACAAATAGTTTTCACAACGCGGCTTCAGCGGATGATTTTGCCGTGAATGCGAGAAATTTTATTACAAAATAGAGTCCAAGAATCTCATCCCGGTCACGCCCGTACCAAGTCCACCGGGTTTCGACGGACAGTCGCATCCAGCTACGGCAATTCCCCAAATTTGACGCTGCAATCCAAAGGATCGGCAATCCCCGATGCCGGCGACCGCCTCACAGCTGCACGGTTGTCGGCTGCTCCGAATATTCCGCATAAACCAGATAGCGCAGCGGACCACCGGCATCCACTGCATCAAACGGATAGCAGGTCACCAGAATCAGGCCAGGAACAGTGCCGGTGCGCGCAAACGCCGGTAAAGCGCCACTGCGGCTGTCGACCACCTGCGCGCCCTGCACCCGGAAACTGTGCCATCGGCCATCGCTCCCCTGCAGTTGCACCGGCATTCCCGGGCGCAGGCGATTGAGCCCGCGGAAATGGGTATCCCGGTGCGCGGCGATGACGGTCACCGGTGCGCCGGCGCTGGCTCCCGGTGACGTGGCAGCGGTTTCATACATCCCCGGCCCGAAGGCCAGGGCTTGGCCGCTGGTGCCCTGCAATACCACCAGTGGTTTGTCGTTGCCGAGCTTCAGCTGTGCCACCGGCCAGGTATCCGCCCAGGGCCAGGGTTTGTGAATCTCGCCGCTGCTGAGCTGGCGCTGCCAGGAGTCACTGATCAGGTACTGCGCCAGCTCAGCCTTGAGCAGTATCCAAGTGCCACCACCCAGCTGCCAGAGTCCGGCACAAATCAGCAGTGTGGATACCCAGCGCACACTTTTGCCGAGAGGAATCACTGCACTTGCTCCTGTCCCAATCCACCCTGCGCCCTGTGATTGCGCAGATCGGGTAACAGACGGCGCAGTACCCGGCGCAAATTGCGCTCGATATACACACGCCATACCCGCAGCAGCCCGCCCAGACCGAAAAGAAGTGCCGCCAGAAGCCACTGGCCATATATGCCATTGGCGGTAGCGGGGTAAGTGAACGGTTGCTGGACCTGGCCGTGCGCTACCGCATTCGGCACTGGACTGGATTTGAGTGACTCGGACGCCGGGCGCGCCGGTGTCTGCTCCACCGCGACAAAGCTGGTGTAGGGGCTGGCCAGTTGATAGTCCAGCGCCAGCTTAAGAATTTGCTCACGCAGTGGATCTTCGGCTTCCATGTCGCGCAGCTGTCCGCGTTCACGCTGTTCGTCCCTGAGCGCACTAATCTTCTCTCTGGCCCACAGACTGCCGATGCCATTGCCAGAGTTATCCACAGTCAATTGCGACAGCGACAGGTTGCGGGTAAAACGCTGCCCCGCGAGGCGGCCGCTAATCCTGATTTCCCCCATGCCGCTGCTACCCAGTGCACCATCTTCAAACCGCGCCACCAGCTGTACCGGCTCACCGCGATACAGGTCTGGCAGGCGTTGCGGATAGCCTTCCACTTTTACTCCGCGGGGCCACTGCACCTGCAGGTCGGTCACCAGTGGGCTCTCCAGCTTTTCGAACAGCGCGCCCATTTTTGCCTGCACCTCGTCGAGATCTCCGATGTGCACAAAACTGCCACGGCCGTATTGCGCGGCTTTGGTCATAAAGAAACTGTTGGGTGCGGATCCGATACCCACAGTAAACAGGCGCACCTCGCCGAGGCGCTGGCGAATCAACTCAAACAACGCGCTTTCATTGCCTACCGCACCGTCGGTGATAAAAATTACCTGGCGCACCAGCTCGCCGGGTTCGTCGTTCAATTGCTGGGACAGTGCTTCTTTCAGGGCTGGCGCCATCTCGGTGCCGCCGCGGGCATCCAGGGATTCCACCCAGTCCCTTGCGCGCAGGATATTATCCGGAGTCGCCGCAAGTGGGCGCGGATAAAGGGTGTGGTAGTCACTGTTAAATTCGATCACGTTGAAACGATCCGCCACAGTGAGGCGCGACAGCGCCAGCAACAGGCTTTCCTTCGCCTGGCGAATGGAGTAGCCGCCCATGGAGCCGGACGTATCCACCACGTACACCACTTCCCGCGCAAGTTTGCGCGCACTGGTACTGCCCTGGGGCGGCAACAGCAACAACTGCAGATGCTGGGTGGAATCCTTCGCCGACTGCTCGGCAAACATCGCCGCCGCCGGCATCGCTGAAGCTTGTGGTCGCCAGTAAAGTGCAAAATCCCGATCCATGGGCACGCTGCCCTGCTTCAGGCGGATGGTGTAGCGATGGTCGCTCTCGCTGCGGAAATCGATTTCGTGATACGGGCTGTAAATATCCGCGAGCGGCAAGCCCATGCCGAGATCAATCTGGACCTTCATCTGATGACTGCCCTGCTCCGCCAGCTCGCTCACCGGCAGCATCACCGGAGAAATCTGGTCTGCATCTGGCACCTGATCGGTGGGGAACGACCAGCCGTGGGCGTTGAGATTTACCTGCTGCTGCGCAGCGACCGGAATGCCCGGCATATAGCGCGGTGTCAGCGTGCTGGGCAGGCGCAGGCTGAATTGGCCGGTATCAAAACGCAGGGTCTGCAGGTAGCGCACTTCCACCACAATCTTTTCACCCGGTGCGATATTGGCGACACGGCTGGTAAACAGGTTTGGGCGCTGCTGTTCCAGCAGTGCCGCACGCTTGCCCGCCTCGCGCGCCTCTTTATAGATCTTTCGCGCCTGCTGGCGCTCGCGTACCTCACCGACAATACGCCGCTCACCAACCACAATTTCCATGCCGTTTACTGCCGCGTTTCCTGGCAGCGGCAGTACATAGACCGCCTCCTGCCACTTGTCCGAAGCATTGGAAAAAGTCTGGTGAATTTCCACTTCGGCCACCAAGCCGCGCACTTTGATTTCCACTTCAGTGCCGAGGTGAATGGCGGGAATGTAGCGACCTTTTTCCGAAGTCTGAAACAGCAGGTCGCCACTAGCGGAGTCATTGATACCCACGCTCTCAAACTCCGCCCCCTGTGCCGGGCTGACGTCAATATCCGTCTCCTGGGCTTTGGCGCCCACCGCTGCCAGAAGCACGGCAATCGTGGTCACCAGCAGCAGCAACCAGCTACCGGTGCGATTTTTGCGGTAGCGACGGCGGTAGTATTCATCGGCGGGAAGAATCAACAGGTCGCGGTGAATGCGCGGTGCATGGAAAAAGGGACGGTTCACTGGTGCCTCCAGAGTTTTCATCAATAGAGGCATTAAACAGCTGTAAGTGGGCGGCAGTGGGGAGCAATCCGGGCAAGGCCGAGATCAATTATGGCGAATTGTGGCACGGCCAATCTGTGGGCATGGTCGCTCGACACACTACACTTTGCCGACTTCCCAACCTAAAGCAGTTTCAGGGGACTCCCCTATGGCATCAGCAAACTGGATACGGCCCACGCGGGCAATATTTTTACTCGCGGCATTTTGGGTCGGGTTAGTCAGCCAGTCACTTTGTGCGCAACCCTGGCCTACAGCAGAGGAGACCAAACAGATTGCGGAGAAAGGTTATATCTACGGACTGCCACTCGTCATGGACTATGCCGTCATGTATGAGTTCACCATCGACAAGGATTCCGGCCAGTACAAAGCCCCATTCAATACACTCAGCAATGCCGCCAATGTGTTCACATACAAAGATACGGCCGTGGTCACTCCCAACAGTGACACGCCCTACTCCATGCTGTGGATGGATTTACGGGCCGAACCCATGGTCATATCCGTGCCGGCAATCGACAACAAGCGCTACTACTCGATCCAGCTGGTGGATGGCAACACGTTCAATTACGGCTACATCGGCAGCCGTGCCACCGGTAATGGCGCGGGCAACTATATGATCGCGGGCCCGGGCTGGCAGGGAGAAAAGCCGCCGGGCATCAACCAGGTATTTGTTGCCGGCTCGGATTTTTCACAGGCCATATTCCGTACCCAACTGTTCAACCCGAAAGATATCCAGAACGTGCGGGAGATCCAGGCCCAATACAAGGCACAGCCGCTGTCGGCCTTTCTGGGCAAGCAGGCACCACCCGCCGCCGAGAAAATTGATTTCCCCAAAATCGACAAACAATCCATGCAGTCCGATTTTTTTACGTACCTGGATTTTGTACTTCAGCTAATACCGCCGAATCCTGATGACAGGGACATTCGCGAACAACTGGCGCGCATCGGCTTAGGCCCTGACAAAAAATTTTCCATCAATGACCTGCCTGAGGAACAGCGCAAAGCTATTGCAGAAGGCATCAGTCAGGCGCAGCAGAAAATCGCCATGGCAGTGGATAGCATTGGCGCCAAAATAAACGGCTGGAATATCGCCGCGGCCTTTGGCGATCGCGCCTTTTACCATGGCGACTGGCTGCTGCGCGCGGCAGCAGCCAGTGCGGGAATTTATGGTAACGATGCCGAGGAAGCCACTTACCCGATGACCCGGAGCGATGGCAAAGGTGCACCACTGGATGGCAGCAAGTACAAATATACGCTCACCTTTGCCAAGGGCGCACTGCCACCGGTCAATGCCTTCTGGTCTGTGACCATGTACGACGGCAAAAGCCAATTGCTGATCAAAAACCCGATCAACCGATACCTGATCAATTCGCCCATGCTGCCAGGCATGAAGAAAAACGATGATGGCTCGGTAACCATCTACATTCAGAAGGACTCGCCCGGTGCGGATCTTGAATCCAACTGGTTACCCGCGCCGGACGGACCAATCTATCTGGCCATGCGCCTGTACTGGCCAAAAACAGATCCCCCCTCGGTACTCCCTCCCGGAAAGGGCACCTGGAGTCCTCCGCGTATCGAAGTTGCAGATTAGGCGTCGGCCATTCACGCATAAAAAAACCGGCGCAAGCGCCGGTTTTTTATTGGGGGCCAATCAGTCGATCAAGCCGTACTCGTCACGGAGCACCTGAATGATTTCCGTTTTCGGGTTGTCGGAGATCGCCAGTTTCTCGCCAATGATTTTTTCAGCAATACCCACATAAGTCCGGGACAGGTCCATCAGCATGGATTCGGGCAGCACGTTGTCGCGTGCCAGCGCCTCGCGCTCATCCATGCGATCCTTGTTCAGCAGGATATCCGGGTCCGGGAAGTAGTTCAGCAATGCCTGGCGGAAGCCCTCTTTGGAGTTTTCCACAATCTTGCCATTGCGATAGGCCTCGCCATCCCAAATACGGGAAGAGTCCGGAGTACCCACCTCATCCATGTAGATCAACTTTTCGTTGCCGTCCGCATCGGTCACGTAACCAAACTCGAACTTGGTATCTACGAAGATCTGATCCAGCTTCGCAAGCTCTGCAGAGATAACCTCAAAGCCCTCTTTCAGCAGCTTTTCGTACAGGTCGATATCGCCCTTGCTGCGGAAATTAAACGCCGCGAAGTTGTCTTCGATGTTCTTGCGGGTAATGTTCACATCGTCCGCTTCCGGAACACCGGGGATGCCTTTGAGAATGCCCTTGGTGGATGGGGTGACCAGCAGCTCTGGCAACTTCTGGTCCTTCTGCAGCCCGCCCGGAATCTCGATCCCACAGAACTCGCGCTCGCCCTTGCTGTAGGCGCGCCACATGGACCCGGTAATGTACTGGCGCACAATCGCCTCGATCTTCACCGGACTGGCTTTCTGTACGATCCACACGCCCGGGTGCGGGATATCCAGGATATGGCTTTCCGCCAGGCCCTGTTCTTTGAACAGTTTGAACCAGTGGTTGGAAATCGCATTCAGGGCAGCACCCTTGCCCGGCACGCCCAGCAGACCACCCTCACCGGTCCAGATGCAGTCAAACGCGGAGATGCGGTCGGAGATAACCATCACCGCCAGCGGTGCATCTGCAGCTACCGGGTAGCCCTTCTCTTCGATCAGGCGGCGGCTGTCCGCCTCGGTCAGCCAGTACACGGAGCGGACCTTCCCGCTATGCACAGGCTTGTCGGTGCGGATCGGCAAATCGTTGTTCACTGCCAGTACTTTGTCAGCAAGGCTCATGGGTCTTTCCTATGGCTAGTTCTGCGGCTTGACCGCACAGTGCGGCGGTGGGGCCTGAAATGAAGCGCGGGATATTAGTGCCCCGGGCGGGAGAATTCCACAACCGCCGGGGCCAGTGCGTTATTTGACGGCGATGTCGGAGTCGTCAGCGGTAGCCAGCAGTTCGCGCGCCTGCCACGCCGCCTGGTGATCCGCCGTGGGCCAGGCGTTCATGATCGCCTTCGCCAGGGTCGCCAGCGGGATGGCGAAAAACACGCCCCAGAAACCCCAGATACCGCCGAATACCAGCACCGCCAGAATGATCGCTACCGGGTGCAGGTTAACTGCCTCAGAAAACAGGATAGGCACCAGGACGTTGCCGTCCAGCAGCTGGATGATGCCGTAGGCAAACATCAGCCAGAAAAACTCGCTGCTCCAACCCCATTGGAACAGCCCGATGGCCGCCACCGGGATGGTGACCACCGCCGCACCAATGTAGGGAATGAGCACCGACAACCCCACCGCCACTGCCAGCAACAGCGCGTAATTGACACCCAGCAGCAGGAAGGCGATATAGCTGACCACCGCCACGATGGCGATCTCGATCACCTTGCCGCGCACATAGTTGGCCACCTGGTCGTTCATCTCGTGCCAGATCTGGCGCAACATGGGGCGCTGGTGTGGCAGGAAGGCGGCGCACCAGCCCAGCAGTTTGCTGGAGTCTTTCAGAAAGAAAAACACCAGGATTGGCACCACCACCAGATAGATGAGAACCGCGGCAAGCACCGGAATATTGGTAAGGGAAAAAGTCAGCACCGTCTGGCCAAAATTGCCAAGCTCGCTGCCAACGGTATTAAAGATTTCGTCGATCTGCTGGGCGGTAACCAGACGCGGATACTGCTCCGGTAACAGCAACAGCAGCTCCTGCCCCCGGTCGATCATGTTTGGCAACTCAGCGAACAGCCGCACCGTCTGGCGCCAGATGATGGGCATGACCACGAACATCAGGCCAGCGATAGCGCCTACCAGCACCAGACAGGCAATCGAGACGGCCAGCCAGTGGGGCACCTTCCAGGACTCCAGCCGCTGCACCATCCCCTGCAGCAAAAAAGCAATGACCAGTGCCGCCAGCACCGGTGCCAGCACGCCCCCCAGGGTCGCCAGCACAACCATGGCTACCAGCAATAGCAGTACCAGCAGCACCACCTCTTCCTGGCTGAAATAGCGATTTACCCAACCCCTGACAATCGCAAACATAGAACGAAGTTACCTGACAGTGATGTGTGAAATTTAACGGGCGGCGGCGTGGCGGATTCCCCATCGGCACACGAACGCCTCAGATAGCGGCTAGCCAGTAATGAAACTCGTCATCCCGGCACTCGGCACGCAGCAAAGGTACACCACTCAGGCGGCAAAAGCTGCGAATATCCTCGCTGGACGCGGGGTCCGTGGCCACCAGATGTAACAGCGAACCCGGCGCCAGCGATTTCAGCGCGCGGCGCATGGCCAGCAGCGGCTGCGGGCACGGCAACCCCCGGGCATCTACCTTTAAAGCAAACTCCCATGCAGAATCCGGGGCTAAAGTGGCTTGCGTGGCTATTTCGGTCATGGATTAGCGGTAAAGATCCGTAAATGCGCGAATTATAACGGCGAGCACAGGTCAAAGGGTCATGTAACAGAACCTTTGACCCGGGTACTGTTCAAAACCTCGACAGTCCCACAGGGTTACGTATAGTGTTAGCCACAGGCAACCCGGCAGACGCAGTAAACGATATGACCGAGCATTCCACTACTTTCAGGCGAGCTTCAGGGTGCAATCAGCGCCCGAATCGGCGCTGGCAGAGCCTGC
Encoded here:
- a CDS encoding DUF1254 domain-containing protein, which gives rise to MGGSGEQSGQGRDQLWRIVARPICGHGRSTHYTLPTSQPKAVSGDSPMASANWIRPTRAIFLLAAFWVGLVSQSLCAQPWPTAEETKQIAEKGYIYGLPLVMDYAVMYEFTIDKDSGQYKAPFNTLSNAANVFTYKDTAVVTPNSDTPYSMLWMDLRAEPMVISVPAIDNKRYYSIQLVDGNTFNYGYIGSRATGNGAGNYMIAGPGWQGEKPPGINQVFVAGSDFSQAIFRTQLFNPKDIQNVREIQAQYKAQPLSAFLGKQAPPAAEKIDFPKIDKQSMQSDFFTYLDFVLQLIPPNPDDRDIREQLARIGLGPDKKFSINDLPEEQRKAIAEGISQAQQKIAMAVDSIGAKINGWNIAAAFGDRAFYHGDWLLRAAAASAGIYGNDAEEATYPMTRSDGKGAPLDGSKYKYTLTFAKGALPPVNAFWSVTMYDGKSQLLIKNPINRYLINSPMLPGMKKNDDGSVTIYIQKDSPGADLESNWLPAPDGPIYLAMRLYWPKTDPPSVLPPGKGTWSPPRIEVAD
- a CDS encoding AI-2E family transporter produces the protein MFAIVRGWVNRYFSQEEVVLLVLLLLVAMVVLATLGGVLAPVLAALVIAFLLQGMVQRLESWKVPHWLAVSIACLVLVGAIAGLMFVVMPIIWRQTVRLFAELPNMIDRGQELLLLLPEQYPRLVTAQQIDEIFNTVGSELGNFGQTVLTFSLTNIPVLAAVLIYLVVVPILVFFFLKDSSKLLGWCAAFLPHQRPMLRQIWHEMNDQVANYVRGKVIEIAIVAVVSYIAFLLLGVNYALLLAVAVGLSVLIPYIGAAVVTIPVAAIGLFQWGWSSEFFWLMFAYGIIQLLDGNVLVPILFSEAVNLHPVAIILAVLVFGGIWGFWGVFFAIPLATLAKAIMNAWPTADHQAAWQARELLATADDSDIAVK
- a CDS encoding phosphoribosylaminoimidazolesuccinocarboxamide synthase → MSLADKVLAVNNDLPIRTDKPVHSGKVRSVYWLTEADSRRLIEEKGYPVAADAPLAVMVISDRISAFDCIWTGEGGLLGVPGKGAALNAISNHWFKLFKEQGLAESHILDIPHPGVWIVQKASPVKIEAIVRQYITGSMWRAYSKGEREFCGIEIPGGLQKDQKLPELLVTPSTKGILKGIPGVPEADDVNITRKNIEDNFAAFNFRSKGDIDLYEKLLKEGFEVISAELAKLDQIFVDTKFEFGYVTDADGNEKLIYMDEVGTPDSSRIWDGEAYRNGKIVENSKEGFRQALLNYFPDPDILLNKDRMDEREALARDNVLPESMLMDLSRTYVGIAEKIIGEKLAISDNPKTEIIQVLRDEYGLID
- a CDS encoding sulfurtransferase TusA family protein — its product is MTEIATQATLAPDSAWEFALKVDARGLPCPQPLLAMRRALKSLAPGSLLHLVATDPASSEDIRSFCRLSGVPLLRAECRDDEFHYWLAAI
- a CDS encoding marine proteobacterial sortase target protein: MNRPFFHAPRIHRDLLILPADEYYRRRYRKNRTGSWLLLLVTTIAVLLAAVGAKAQETDIDVSPAQGAEFESVGINDSASGDLLFQTSEKGRYIPAIHLGTEVEIKVRGLVAEVEIHQTFSNASDKWQEAVYVLPLPGNAAVNGMEIVVGERRIVGEVRERQQARKIYKEAREAGKRAALLEQQRPNLFTSRVANIAPGEKIVVEVRYLQTLRFDTGQFSLRLPSTLTPRYMPGIPVAAQQQVNLNAHGWSFPTDQVPDADQISPVMLPVSELAEQGSHQMKVQIDLGMGLPLADIYSPYHEIDFRSESDHRYTIRLKQGSVPMDRDFALYWRPQASAMPAAAMFAEQSAKDSTQHLQLLLLPPQGSTSARKLAREVVYVVDTSGSMGGYSIRQAKESLLLALSRLTVADRFNVIEFNSDYHTLYPRPLAATPDNILRARDWVESLDARGGTEMAPALKEALSQQLNDEPGELVRQVIFITDGAVGNESALFELIRQRLGEVRLFTVGIGSAPNSFFMTKAAQYGRGSFVHIGDLDEVQAKMGALFEKLESPLVTDLQVQWPRGVKVEGYPQRLPDLYRGEPVQLVARFEDGALGSSGMGEIRISGRLAGQRFTRNLSLSQLTVDNSGNGIGSLWAREKISALRDEQRERGQLRDMEAEDPLREQILKLALDYQLASPYTSFVAVEQTPARPASESLKSSPVPNAVAHGQVQQPFTYPATANGIYGQWLLAALLFGLGGLLRVWRVYIERNLRRVLRRLLPDLRNHRAQGGLGQEQVQ